From the genome of Bactrocera oleae isolate idBacOlea1 chromosome 2, idBacOlea1, whole genome shotgun sequence, one region includes:
- the LOC106615196 gene encoding fatty acyl-CoA reductase wat, translating into MCSDIQDYYRNKTVFVTGGTGFMGIVLIEKLLRATEVKRIYLMVRPKAGKSIEERLTNFCQNVVFEKLRNTGVTLTDRLHTILGDCQTSNLGISAEDRKVLIAEVNVVFHLAATVRFDEPLQKAVSINVRATLDLLELAKEMRNLEAFVHVSSAFANCVVHSIDEKYYVHKLGIGAVKMCELAESLSVETTNKLASVLCASYKNTYTFTKSLAEEAVLSVGRSLPISIFRPAIVIQTYKEPLTGWVGNFYGPSAALYACARGVLRVMQMKSQHKAHLVPADSCASLMLAIGWETARSDQRQRLNLAPPIYNYAHDDENPLIWKQYMSAITELGSELPISKMIWFPFMITVSKKWLYDILTFFYHIIPGFIIDLLLTLKGKKKRMMKLYRSIHKLTGVMEYFIVTEFTFTMDNTKSLWNSLSTRDKDIFNFDIRSINWKEYIQFSLTGMRIYLGREGPETIPRARLLYKRFKILHQLLQAVGIGLLISLVWILVRKVFS; encoded by the exons ATGTGCTCCGATATACAAGATTATTATCGAAACAAGACGGTGTTCGTAACAGGAGGCACCGGTTTTATGGGAATAG ttCTCATTGAAAAATTACTGCGAGCAACCGAGGTTAAACGTATTTACTTGATGGTGCGTCCCAAAGCTGGTAAAAGTATTGAAGAACGTTTGACTAATTTCTGCCAAAATGTG GTCTTCGAGAAGCTGAGAAATACAGGTGTCACACTAACGGACCGACTTCATACGATTTTAGGCGACTGTCAGACCTCTAATCTCGGCATTTCCGCTGAAGATCGTAAAGTATTGATTGCGGAGGTGAATGTGGTGTTTCATCTGGCGGCCACAGTGCGCTTCGACGAGCCGCTTCAAAAGGCAGTTAGCATAAATGTACGTGCCACATTGGATTTATTGGAGCTAGCCAAAGAAATGCGAAACCTTGAA GCCTTTGTGCATGTCTCCTCAGCGTTCGCTAACTGTGTGGTACATTCAATCGATGAGAAATATTACGTGCACAAATTAGGTATTGGCGCTGTTAAAATGTGTGAATTGGCTGAGAGTTTGAGCGTCGAGACTACAAATAAACTGGCGTCAGTACTATGTGCGAGttataaaaacacatacacattcacGAAGTCTTTAGCCGAGGAAGCGGTTCTTAGTGTGGGACGTTCCCTACCAATTAGCATATTTCGGCCTGCCATAG TTATTCAAACCTATAAAGAACCACTTACCGGCTGGGTCGGCAACTTCTACGGACCTTCAGCGGCGCTATACGCATGCGCACGTGGCGTTTTACGAGTAATGCAAATGAAGTCACAACATAAGGCTCATTTAGTGCCGGCAGATTCCTGTGCCAGCTTAATGTTGGCCATCGGTTGGGAAACTGCGCGCTCAGATCAGCGGCAACG TTTAAATTTGGCACCACCGATTTACAACTACGCACATGACGATGAGAATCCACTGATCTGGAAACAGTATATGAGTGCCATTACTGAATTGGGCTCCGAATTACCTATTTCCAAAATGATTTGGTTCCCATTCATGATAACTGTTAGTAAAAAATGGTTATATGATATATTGACTTTCTTCTACCACATCATACCCGGCTTTATAATTGATTTACTTCTGACGCTAAAGGGCAAGAAAAAAAG AATGATGAAACTGTATCGAAGCATACACAAACTTACTGGCGTAATGGAATATTTCATTGTGACTGAATTCACATTTACTATGGATAACACCAAATCATTGTGGAACTCTTTATCAACGAGGGATAAGGATATTTTCAACTTTGACATTCGGTCCATAAACTGGAAGGAATATATACAGTTCTCACTTACAGGCATGCGAATATATTTGGGTAGAGAGGGACCGGAAACTATACCAAGGGCGAGACTATTGTATAAAAG ATTTAAGATTTTGCACCAACTGTTACAAGCTGTGGGGATCGGTCTGTTGATCTCATTAGTATGGATTTTAGTAAGGaaagttttttcttaa
- the LOC106615195 gene encoding fatty acyl-CoA reductase wat yields the protein MTAGMQATGVNEKNLSEVQEFYRNKSVFLTGGSGFLGKVFIEKILRATDVKCIYILMRPKKGQAVEERIEAMFKNTLFAELNKLKPTARNCLIPIHGDCQFSNLGISPADRQTLLDEVEIVMHSAATVRFNEPLYNALAINVRATMDLMQLAKKMRKLQSFVHVSSAFANCTVFHVDEVYYKIELNITAGNMCKIADLLGPEKTNRMTSEWLGKSPNTYTFTKALAEEAVLSEGKELPICIFRPGIVIPTYNEPLVGWVDNLYGPMSILYGVAHGVIRVLYLNLNTNANFAPVDMCANMMLVSAWNTAKQVNQITSLPPPIYNFVPDERNMLKWDTYRRTLEEHAPKMPLTKMIWYPFVIIVNSKLLYHILILFYHIIPGYIFDFLLLLIGKKRRMIKTYQKLHKQIGVLDYFVEHKFTFTMENTTKLWHSLSRADQTIFNFNICEINWPEYFQNSLMGVRCFMGKEQPETIPKAKQLMTRLLILHRTVQVLVYGGACALLSWVFLRV from the exons ATGACAGCAGGAATGCAAGCAACTGGTGTGAACGAGAAAAACCTCTCGGAAGTGCAAGAGTTTTATCGAAATAAAAGTGTATTCCTTACGGGCGGTTCGGGATTTTTGGGAAAAG tatttattgaaaaaatattgcgGGCCACTGACGtcaaatgtatttacatattaatgCGACCCAAAAAGGGCCAGGCTGTAGAGGAGCGCATAGAAGCCATGTTCAAAAACACC TTGTTCGCCGAATTGAACAAGTTGAAACCGACGGCTAGAAACTGTTTAATACCAATACACGGCGATTGCCAGTTTAGCAATTTGGGTATCTCACCAGCAGATCGTCAGACGCTACTCGATGAGGTGGAAATTGTAATGCATAGCGCCGCGACCGTACGCTTCAACGAGCCGCTCTACAACGCACTGGCCATTAATGTACGCGCCACCATGGATCTTATGCAATTGGCAAAGAAAATGCGCAAGCTTCAAAGCTTCGTACATGTCTCTTCCGCCTTTGCAAATTGCACAGTCTTTCATGTGGATGAGGTCTACTACAAAATTGAGCTCAACATTACAGCGGGAAATATGTGCAAAATCGCGGATTTATTGGGTCCGGAGAAAACTAACCGTATGACGAGTGAATGGTTGGGCAAATCACCCAACACGTACACTTTCACAAAAGCACTTGCTGAAGAGGCAGTGCTGTCGGAAGGAAAGGAATTGCCGATTTGTATATTTCGACCCGGCATAG TTATACCAACCTACAATGAACCGCTCGTTGGTTGGGTGGATAATCTATATGGGCCGATGAGCATTTTGTATGGTGTAGCGCACGGCGTAATTCGTGTCCtctatttaaatttgaatacgAATGCAAACTTCGCTCCCGTGGATATGTGCGCCAACATGATGCTGGTCTCGGCGTGGAATACGGCGAAACAAGTGAACCAAAT CACCTCTCTGCCTCCACCCATTTACAACTTCGTGCCTGATGAACGAAACATGCTGAAATGGGATACCTATCGGCGAACTTTGGAAGAGCACGCTCCGAAAATGCCACTTACTAAAATGATTTGGTATCCCTTTGTGATAATAGTCAACTCcaaattattatatcatattctGATATTATTCTACCACATAATACCGGGCTACATCTTTGACTTCCTACTACTGCTGATAGGAAAGAAGCGAAG AATGATAAAAACATATCAAAAACTTCATAAACAAATCGGTGTACTGGACTATTTTGTTGAGCACAAGTTCACCTTCACAATGGAAAACACAACCAAGTTATGGCATTCGCTCTCTCGTGCCGACCAAACAATATTCAATTTCAATATATGCGAAATAAATTGGCCAGAATACTTTCAGAACTCTTTAATGGGTGTGCGCTGCTTTATGGGAAAGGAACAACCCGAGACCATACCGAAGGCCAAACAGCTGATGACCAG ACTGCTCATTTTACATCGCACCGTACAGGTACTAGTCTACGGCGGAGCTTGTGCTTTGCTGTCGTGGGTCTTCCTCCGCGTTTGA
- the LOC106615194 gene encoding probable cytochrome P450 9f2: MLWEALFVGSTLLYIFYRWATANFDFFEKRGIPYDKPFPMFGSLTQITLRRSSIFHTIKDLYNKQKSSVYGIFFQTTPIFLIRDPEILRKITVKDFDHFVNHRDFFGDSPHDLFSNSLIQLKNDKWKDMRSTLSPAFTGSRLRQMFELINQVAEDSAKYLQQLQSEGDGEGVELELKDYATRFATDVIASTAFGLQVNSFENKENQFFMLGKKATTFNWKMNLRFILFMHFKDLMKLLKVDLFDASITNYFRYLVLDALKYRKEHNIRRADMINLLMEARGLFPSDSPKSHSRNWTDTEMIAQCFIFFFAGFETISTLICFATQELMENPDVQEKVYQEIAEVNERLEGKQVTYEALQGMKYLDMVISETLRKWPGAVNLDRECTKDFVFEADGKRIEIKKGQTILIPVVGLQHDPQYFPNPEKFDPERFSNENKDKIKPFTYMPFGEGPRNCIGSRFALLEAKAILYYLVRGFHIVPAKKSTIPMVLGNTGFQVAPKNGYWFKLISRSKI, from the exons atgTTGTGGGAAGCGTTATTTGTCGGCTCAACtttgctatatatattttatcgtTGGGCCACAGCAAATTTCGACTTCTTCGAAAAGCGTGGAATACCGTACGACAAGCCGTTTCCGATGTTTGGCAGTTTAACTCAAATTACCCTGCGTCGAAGCTCCATATTTCATACGATCAAAGATCTCTATAATAAGCAAAAAAGCAG TGTTTATGGCATATTTTTCCAGACGACACCTATATTTCTTATACGAGATCCGgaaattttgcgaaaaatcaCTGTCAAAGACTTTGATCATTTCGTGAACCATCGCGACTTTTTCGGTGACAGTCCACATGATCTATTTAGTAACTCCTTGATTCAATTGAAGAATGACAAGTGGAAAGATATGCGCAGCACCCTCAGTCCTGCTTTTACCGGCAGCCGACTTCGTCAAATGTTCGAATTGATCAATCAAGTGGCCGAGGATAGTGCAAAATATCTGCAGCAATTGCAATCGGAAGGAGATGGCGAGGGTGTCGAGTTAGAGTTAAAGGATTATGCGACGCGTTTCGCCACCGACGTCATTGCATCAACGGCATTTGGTCTGCAAGTAAATTCTTTCGAAAATAAAGAGAATCAATTTTTTATGTTGGGCAAGAAGGCGACCACATTCAATTGGAAAATGAATTTAAGGTTCATTCTCTTCATGCATTTTAAGGATCTGATGAAG TTGCTAAAAGTGGACCTTTTTGACGCAAGCATAACGAACTACTTCCGTTACCTCGTCCTCGATGCTTTGAAATACCGCAAGGAGCACAATATCCGTCGCGCCGACATGATTAACTTACTTATGGAGGCTCGCGGCCTCTTTCCCTCCGACTCGCCGAAGTCACACAGTCGCAATTGGACTGACACAGAAATGATAGCGCAGtgtttcattttctttttcgcTGGCTTTGAAACGATCTCGACCCTGATTTGCTTCGCGACGCAAGAGCTAATGGAGAATCCGGACGTGCAGGAGAAAGTGTATCAGGAAATTGCGGAAGTTAATGAACGACTTGAGGGAAAACAAGTGACCTATGAGGCCTTGCAGGGCATGAAGTACTTAGATATGGTTATAAGTGAAACATTACGGAAGTGGCCAGGCGCCGTTAATCTTGATCGTGAGTGTACGAAAGATTTTGTGTTCGAAGCAGATGGAAAACGCATTGAAATAAAGAAGGGCCAAACTATTTTGATACCCGTGGTGGGTCTACAACACGATCCTCAATACTTTCCGAATCCAGAAAAGTTTGATCCCGAACGTTTTAGCAATGAGAATAAAGACAAAATCAAGCCATTTACATATATGCCTTTTGGTGAAGGCCCCAGAAATTGCATTG GTTCTCGTTTCGCGCTTTTGGAAGCAAAGGCTATATTGTATTACTTGGTGCGAGGCTTTCACATTGTTCCAGCCAAAAAGTCAACGATACCTATGGTATTGGGTAACACTGGCTTTCAGGTGGCGCCAAAGAACGGGTACTGGTTTAAGCTAATTAGCAGAAGCAAAATCtaa